A genomic region of Anas platyrhynchos isolate ZD024472 breed Pekin duck chromosome 9, IASCAAS_PekinDuck_T2T, whole genome shotgun sequence contains the following coding sequences:
- the LOC101803193 gene encoding G-protein coupled receptor 35, translating into MNPRRTQSQESITRRTAVVPHGRQAPQSTGGGTSHGSGNRGSSALGKCVEDGRGCFLHQPCCCHSHQRVVIAEHLAGPMPGAALQGIIAPAGHPAMGQGAANLSEDSEQAGTVPLNITTMNQNSCSITVYENFPLVQLGVYIPVLILGIFLNVLALWVFCCKLKKWTETKIYMVNLAVADCLLLFTLPFKTLSNFQHMKAGRWCLILESGYFINRLMSTSIITVVAADRYLAIKYPLKAKVLRSPVQASFACGFLWIVTISVMSLIKMIENREQDELCFEKSSVKPSVTGLCVIIGGFFIPLIIVIYCSVQVIAELLKKKNENCHEKKLIRKAAYIVTANMAVFTICFLPLYFGHLLRFIMDSISSSCPAIQRVNNFVHLASVLANTNCCLDAICYYFVNKEFKEASPKLVKSKSESTEDVEIHLSTY; encoded by the exons ATGAACCCAAGAAGAACCCAAAGCCAAGAATCCATCACCAGAAGAACTGCTGTGGTGCCACATGGCAGGCAGGCTCCTCAATCAACAGGGGGTGGTACAAGCCATGGCAGTGGCAACAGAGGAAGCTCAGCCCTGGGGAAATGCGTTGAAGACGGGCGGGGGTGCTTCCTCCACCAGccttgctgctgccacagccaccAGCGAGTGGTCATCGCAGAGCACCTTGCTGGTCCCATGCCAGGAGCAGCGCTGCAAGGGATCATCGCACCTGCAGGCCACCCCGCAATGGGTCAAGGAGCAGCCAACCTCTCCGAGGACAGCGAGCAAGCAG GAACTGTGCCTCTGAATATCACCACAATGAACCAGAACAGCTGCAGTATCACAGTCTATGAAAACTTCCCACTTGTCCAGCTGGGTGTTTACATTCCAGTTTTGATTTTGGGCATTTTTCTGAACGTGTTGGCACTCTGGGTGTTCTGCTGCAAGCTCAAAAAATGGACAGAAACCAAAATATACATGGTCAACTTGGCTGTGGCCGACTGCTTGCTGCTCTTCACTTTGCCTTTTAAAACATTATCCAATTTCCAACACATGAAGGCAGGTAGATGGTGTCTGATTCTGGAAAGTGGCTATTTCATAAACCGCTTAATGAGCACCAGTATCATCACTGTCGTGGCAGCCGACCGGTACCTTGCCATCAAGTATCCTTTGAAAGccaaagtgctgaggtcaccaGTGCAGGCATCTTTTGCATGTGGATTTCTTTGGATAGTCACCATCTCTGTGATGTCCCTTATTAAAATGATAGAGAATCGAGAGCAAGATGAACTTTGTTTCGAAAAATCCTCTGTTAAGCCCTCAGTAACTGGTCTGTGTGTTATCATTGGAGGGTTTTTCATACCACTGATCATTGTGATTTATTGCTCCGTACAAGTCATTGCAGAACTCttgaaaaagaagaatgaaaactgtCACGAGAAAAAGCTCATCAGGAAGGCTGCCTACATTGTGACCGCAAACATGGCAGTGTTCACCATATGCTTTTTGCCTCTTTACTTTGGACATCTCCTTCGCTTTATAATGGACTCCATCAGCTCCAGCTGCCCTGCCATACAGAGGGTTAACAACTTTGTTCACCTTGCCTCGGTCCTTGCAAATACAAACTGCTGCCTTGATGCTATTTGTTACTACTTTGTAAACAAGGAATTTAAGGAAGCATCTCCCAAGCTAGTGAAGTCCAAATCTGAATCCACTGAAGATGTTGAAATTCATCTTTCCACATATTAG